A region of Vigna radiata var. radiata cultivar VC1973A chromosome 10, Vradiata_ver6, whole genome shotgun sequence DNA encodes the following proteins:
- the LOC106775752 gene encoding uncharacterized protein LOC106775752 isoform X6: protein MMADEGFGYACFLDGDGNAADDDKFCIDLETVMSVLDEDTDPSESSPEDFSLKNISPGESGIHDNFLLQNGNSVLECEHENQGPSPQTFSSPNALAGGYMDHEGDDFYFTERTGVSNCEMPAYIGTRFPDPEVNSTNVVVCEDSLKRNMWKCGNDNPIKHVGYGADSEPASHGSIIENIDVKFDDYETYTQEITEPYGKQENDSCTSFERSFVDADRSSYVATSTDSSICQGSNVPNDFSNYYPSFNIYQGMDDRPAVANASDCLFNGAYSHVWENENVTRNTKVNKMELFTDTSGVVRSILGGGISFQDNQYTFEDSKYASCFPGNVLFEDSAPVQHSTCASYISSAGQSLNVKTDRDGLIIPYQNPAHSDDVEFNVGQEMKQQPGTFPAVGSQGNDLLKCEDCVTFTRTEKAKYYQDAIGGAANYFPGIMGDLNLKPFDKSLYNLQTSIASGKLYNCVMTEGEGKLIEHKSIDSQLSKGSTDKSNIEDESDVCIIEDISHPAPVSRSAEIGNSLNTLQSSRGVYTQSSMVGVMRPKARDEQYILRVALQDLSQPKSEVSPPDGLLAVPLLRHQRIALSWMVQKETSSLYCSGGILADDQGLGKTVSTIALILKERPALVNKCNIAKKSELETLNLDADDDQLPETGLVNNESNMVQDLSCINPNKKMNLSVHVKGRPSAGTLVVCPTSVLRQWDEELHSKVTGKANLSVLVYHGSNRTKDPYELAKHDVVLTTYSIVSMEVPKQPLVDKDDEEKGAYDDPAVSSKKRKCPSSSKSSKKGLDSAMLDSVARPLAKVAWFRVVLDEAQSIKNHRTQVARACWGLRAKRRWCLSGTPIQNAIDDLYSYFRFLRYDPYAVYTSFCSTIKIPISKSPSKGYRKLQAVLKTIMLRRTKGTLLDGEPIISLPPKSVELKKVEFSQEERDFYSRLEADSRAQFQEYADAGTVKQNYVNILLMLLRLRQACDHPLLVKRYNSNSLWKSSVEMAKKLTQEKRLSLLNCLEACLALCGICNMGRGVVIEKNMTVDSKRDLLSLLVAFNDGRKND from the exons ATGATGGCGGATGAGGGATTCGGCTACGCGTGCTTCTTGGACGGTGACGGTAACGCCGCCGATGACGACAAGTTTTGCATCGATCTGGAAACCGTTATGAGCGTTCTCGACGAGGACACCGATCCCTCCGAG AGTAGTCCCGAGgatttttcattgaaaaatatatcacCTGGTGAATCTGGCATCCATGATAATTTTCTACTTCAAAATG GGAATTCTGTGCTTGAATGTGAACATGAAAACCAGGGACCTTCACCACAGACTTTCTCTTCCCCAAATGCTCTTGCTGGCGGTTACATGGACCATGAAGGTGATGATTTTTACTTCACAGAAAGGACAGGAGTTTCCAATTGTGAGATGCCCGCTTACATAGGCACAAGGTTCCCTGATCCTGAGGTGAATTCAACCAATGTAGTTGTATGTGAAGATAGTTTGAAACGGAATATGTGGAAGTGTGGAAATGATAACCCAATCAAGCATGTAGGATATGGTGCAGACTCTGAAC CTGCTTCACATGGCTCTATCATTGAGAATATTGATGTAAAATTTGATGATTATGAAACCTATACGCAAGAGATCACTGAACCTTATGGTAAACAGGAAAATGACTCATGTACATCGTTTGAAAGATCGTTTGTTGATGCCGATAGATCGTCTTATGTTGCAACTTCAACTGATTCCTCTATTTGTCAAGGTTCCAATGTTCCCAATGATTTTAGTAACTATTAtccttcttttaatatttaccAAGGTATGGATGATAGACCTGCTGTTGCCAACGCTTCTGATTGTTTGTTTAATGGTGCTTATTCTCACGTgtgggaaaatgaaaatgtgacGCGGAACACGAAGGTTAATAAGATGGAGTTATTTACTGATACAAGTGGTGTAGTGCGCTCCATTCTCGGTGGGGGGATATCTTTTCAAGATAATCAATATACGTTCGAAGATAGTAAATATGCATCGTGTTTTCCTGGTAATGTTCTCTTTGAAGACAGTGCACCAGTACAACACTCAACTTGTGCTTCATATATTTCAAGTGCAGGTCAATCACTTAATGTCAAAACTGATAGAGATGGACTGATTATACCTTACCAAAATCCTGCTCACAGTGATGATGTTGAGTTCAATGTAGGTCAAGAGATGAAACAACAACCTGGAACTTTTCCTGCTGTTGGATCTCAGGGTAATGATTTGTTGAAGTGTGAGGATTGTGTTACATTCACAAGGACCGAGAAAGCCAAATATTATCAAGACGCTATTGGTGGAGCTGCCAATTACTTTCCAGGAATTATGggagatttaaatttaaaaccatTTGACAAATCTTTGTATAATCTCCAGACGTCAATTGCCAGTGGGAAGCTGTATAATTGTGTTATGACTGAAGGAGAGGGAAAATTAATTGAACATAAAAGTATTGATTCTCAGCTTTCAAAAGGAAGTACCGACAAATCCAATATTGAGGATGAATCTGATGTTTGCATTATTGAAGACATCAGTCACCCTGCACCTGTAAGTCGATCAGCAGAGATTGGGAATTCCCTCAACACATTACAATCTTCTAGAGGTGTTTATACTCAGTCTTCTATGGTGGGAGTTATGAGACCTAAGGCACGTGATGAGCAGTACATATTACGAGTTGCATTGCAG GATCTTTCCCAACCAAAATCAGAGGTTAGTCCACCAGATGGACTGCTGGCAGTTCCTCTTTTACGACATCAG AGAATTGCTTTATCATGGATGGTTCAGAAGGAAACTTCAAGTTTGTACTGTTCTGGAGGAATTCTTGCAGATGATCAG GGTCTTGGAAAAACAGTGTCGACCATTGCTTTAATATTAAAGGAAAGACCTGCATTGGTGAATAAATGCAACATTGCAAAGAAAAGTGAATTAGAAACTTTGAACCTGGATGCAGATGATGATCAGCTTCCTGAGACTGGCCTAGTGAATAATGAATCTAATATGGTTCAGGATCTGTCTTGTATAAAtccaaacaaaaaaatgaatttgtcaGTGCATGTAAAAGGAAGGCCGTCTGCTGGAACCCTCGTTGTTTGTCCAACTAGTGTCTTGCGGCAATGGGATGAAGAGTTGCACAGTAAGGTAACTGGCAAAGCAAATCTTTCTGTCCTAGTGTACCATGGTAGCAATCGAACAAAAGATCCTTATGAGCTTGCCAAGCATGATGTTGTTCTGACGACTTATTCAATTGTCAGCATGGAGGTCCCTAAGCAGCCTCTAGTTGACaaagatgatgaagaaaaaggagcTTATGATGATCCTGCAGTATCAAGCAAGAAAAGGAAATGCCCTTCTAGTTCTAAAAGTAGCAAGAAGGGATTGGACTCTGCGATGCTTGACTCTGTTGCTCGTCCTCTTGCAAAAGTGGCTTGGTTTAGAGTTGTCCTGGATGAGGCCCAGAGTATCAAGAACCACAGAACTCAGGTTGCAAGGGCTTGTTGGGGTCTTAGGGCAAAGCGGAGATGGTGCTTATCAGGGACTCCCATCCAGAATGCAATTGATGATCTCTATAGCTACTTCAGATTTTTAAGATATGATCCTTATGCCGTGTACACATCATTCTGTTCCACAATTAAGATCCCAATCAGCAAAAGTCCATCGAAAGGATATAGAAAGCTACAAGCTGTCTTAAAAACAATCATGTTACGTCGCACAAAAG GCACACTTCTTGATGGGGAACCTATCATTTCCTTGCCACCTAAATCTGTAGAGTTGAAAAAAGTGGAATTTTCACAGGAGGAACGTGATTTCTATTCTAGACTAGAGGCTGATTCCCGAGCACAGTTTCAG GAATATGCTGATGCTGGAACTGTGAAGCAAAATTATGTTAACATTTTATTGATGCTTTTGCGCCTTAGACAAGCATGCGATCATCCCCTGCTTGTCAAGCGTTACAATTCTAACTCTCTCTGGAAATCCTCAGTTGAGATGGCTAAGAAGCTTACTCAGGAAAAGCGATTATCTCTTTTAAATTGTTTGGAAGCTTGTTTGGCCCTCTGCGGTATCTGTAAT ATGGGGAGGGGAGTTGTGATCGAGAAAAATATGACAGTGGACAGTAAGAGAGACTTGCTTTCACTACTTGTTGCATTTAATGATGGTAGAAAGaatgattga